TGTTTCGATACTCAGGGCGTGGGCAACGCGGTCTATTGCCGCTTCGGTATCTGCGGGGGATGTGCCGATGTTCTCGAGTGGAAAGGCGATGTTTTTGCGGACGGTCATGTGCGGGTAGAGGGCGTAAAACTGGAAGACAAAGCCCACGTCGCGTTGAGATGGCGGCAGGTGTGTGACGTTCTGGTTGTCGAGGGTGATCCGTCCGCCGGTTGGGTCCTCCAGTCCCGCGATCATCCGCAATGTGGTTGTTTTGCCACATCCCGATGGTCCCAGGAGGACGATAAATTCCCCCTGGTCAACACGCAGGTCAATTCCCCTGACTGCCCGCGTGCCGTCGGGGTAGGTTTTCTGGAGGTTTTGAAGTTCGAGAAATGGCATCATTACTGTTTAATTGTTCCAAATGTCACGCCCCGCAACAGATGATTGCGGACGAGTACTGTGAAGATTACTATTGGCACGACAAAGATGAGGACGCCCGCGGCAATCTGCGGCCAGGGGATGCCCTGGATGTTGCCCTGAAGTCCGGCAAAATACACGGGTACGGTGACGGCTTCGGCGTTGTTGAGCGCGAGCGCGAAGCCGTATTCGTTCCAGGCGGATATGAGGCAGAAGACGGCGGTAACAGCCATGCCGGTTGCAGAGTGGGGTAAGATGATTTTGTAAAATGCTTGAAATGGGCTGTATCCATCGACGAGTGCGGCTTCTTCATACGCCCGGGGGATTTCGTCTATGAAGCCTTTCATCAGCCAGACCGCGAGCGAGAGGTTAAATGCCGTGTAGAGGAGGATGAGGCCCAGGTGTGTGTTGGGCAGGTCAAAGACGCGGTACATCATCAGTACGGGGACCACGACGGCGAGCGGGGGCAGGAAGCGGGTCGAGAGGATGAAGAATAGCCAGTCTCGGGCACCTGCGATGCGAAATCGACTAAATCCATACGCGCAGCCCGTTCCGAGGACGATTGATGTTAGGGTGCTGAGCAGGCCGATGATGACGCTGTTGAAGAGGTAGTGAAAAAATGCGTGTGCTTTGCCCGTGTGTGGCGTTGCCAGTTTGCGATAGGCGTCTAATGTGGCTGAAAAGGTCAGATCTCCGGGTGCGATGTTTTCAGCGGTGGAAGGTATGAGAGAGGCTGTGGAACTGATCGCCGCTTCCTGCGTTTTCAGGGAGGTGAGAAAGAGCCAGCACAGGGGCAGTGTGGCGAGAC
This genomic interval from Gemmatimonadota bacterium contains the following:
- a CDS encoding carbohydrate ABC transporter permease; amino-acid sequence: MKNLRWLVIIPYFCLATLPLCWLFLTSLKTQEAAISSTASLIPSTAENIAPGDLTFSATLDAYRKLATPHTGKAHAFFHYLFNSVIIGLLSTLTSIVLGTGCAYGFSRFRIAGARDWLFFILSTRFLPPLAVVVPVLMMYRVFDLPNTHLGLILLYTAFNLSLAVWLMKGFIDEIPRAYEEAALVDGYSPFQAFYKIILPHSATGMAVTAVFCLISAWNEYGFALALNNAEAVTVPVYFAGLQGNIQGIPWPQIAAGVLIFVVPIVIFTVLVRNHLLRGVTFGTIKQ